A part of Liolophura sinensis isolate JHLJ2023 chromosome 1, CUHK_Ljap_v2, whole genome shotgun sequence genomic DNA contains:
- the LOC135474693 gene encoding heparan sulfate glucosamine 3-O-sulfotransferase 6-like: protein MPVYLGEAMRRVSLRVRLVDSYLWEDTAWYHLCFWSALLAFCRGRLWWTLTIMCAVSFLSLASILFACYAVESARLSLVKGAEYDGRYQGLNTGSLTFVNKHRSLKAVQGPSSAKALLQEEIGDTRLRVRSQQEFPSQSATGNKLQAAQILFKSNSNYTDFLERDNRNKDINEKHLESDVSQTSSFHDNVASVYNRTNSTSLKYAVLDVGEEASRNLPQAIIIGVKKAGTRALLEFIRLHPDVRAPGPETHFFDRNYHKGLDWYRRKMPPTISGQITIEKTPSYFVTKEVPRRVYDMSKTVKLIVVVRDPVTRSISDYTQAHTKRPETKAFEEMAFLNNSGGVVDTSWGAIRIGVYAKHLERWLKYFPLEQIHFVNGEKLISDPAREISKVQEFLGLKCIVTEKHFYFNESKGFPCLKKHEGSGKPHCLGKTKGRTHPHIDPKAIQRLRVFYHPFNMRFYRMVGQDFGWPVH, encoded by the exons ATGCCTGTGTATCTCGGCGAGGCTATGCGGCGAGTGTCCCTCAGGGTTCGGCTCGTGGATAGCTACTTGTGGGAAGATACCGCCTGGTATCACCTCTGCTTTTGGTCAGCACTGCTGGCGTTTTGTCGTGGACGGCTCTGGTGGACGCTGACCATCATGTGTGCCGTCTCGTTTCTCTCTCTGGCATCCATACTGTTTGCCTGTTACGCAGTGGAGAGCGCGCGACTCTCGCTTGTTAAAGGCGCCGAGTATGATGGCCGTTACCAGGGACTCAACACCGGATCACTTACCTTCGTCAACAAACACCGTTCTCTAAAAGCTGTACAAGGTCCTTCCTCAGCCAAAGCTCTGCTCCAAGAAGAAATCGGTGATACAAGACTTCGTGTTCGATCCCAGCAAGAATTCCCTTCACAATCCGCGACAGGAAACAAACTCCAGGCAGCCCAAATTCTTTTTAAATCGAATTCAAATTATACTGACTTTTTAGAAAGAGATAATCGTAATAAAGACATCAATGAGAAACATTTGGAAAGTGATGTGTCGCAAACGAGCTCATTCCATGACAATGTCGCCAGTGTATATAACAGGACGAATTCAACCTCTCTCAAGTACGCGGTATTAGATGTTGGGGAGGAGGCCAGTCGAAACTTACCTCAAGCTATTATTATAGGGGTCAAAAAGGCTGGTACTCGTGCTTTATTAGAGTTTATTCGCCTGCATCCGGATGTGCGAGCTCCGGGGCCAGAAACCCATTTCTTTGACAGGAATTACCACAAGGGATTGGACTGGtacag aagGAAGATGCCTCCAACGATCTCTGGTCAGATCACCATCGAGAAGACCCCAAGTTACTTCGTGACGAAAGAGGTCCCGCGTCGTGTGTACGACATGTCCAAAACCGTAAAGCTCATAGTAGTGGTTCGGGACCCAGTTACTCGTTCTATATCGGACTATACTCAGGCCCACACCAAACGGCCCGAGACTAAGGCCTTCGAGGAGATGGCCTTCCTCAACAACAGCGGTGGGGTGGTGGATACCTCGTGGGGGGCTATACGTATAGGCGTGTATGCTAAACACTTAGAGCGCTGGCTCAAATATTTCCCTTTAGAACAAATACATTTCGTAAACGGGGAAAAACTGATTTCCGACCCTGCCCGAGAGATTAGTAAAGTCCAAGAATTCCTGGGCTTAAAGTGCATTGTCACCGAGAAACACTTTTACTTTAATGAAAGCAAAGGCTTTCCGTGTTTGAAGAAGCACGAGGGGAGTGGAAAACCCCACTGTTTAGGGAAGACAAAAGGTCGGACTCATCCCCACATAGACCCCAAAGCCATTCAAAGGCTCAGGGTTTTTTACCACCCGTTTAACATGAGATTTTACAGGATGGTTGGTCAGGATTTTGGCTGGCCAGTGCACTGA